Proteins from one Fuerstiella sp. genomic window:
- a CDS encoding aldehyde dehydrogenase (NADP(+)), translated as MTNPVLINGQWASSSASQQFRAVNPSIREEIDRDFPVSPWSEIDQVLTAAAETSRLMRNWTGSRFADFLEAYAAEIEARADELVAAAHEETALPVSPRLADVELPRTTNQLRLAAAAARHESWREATIDTSSGIRSMRGPIGPVVVFGPNNFPFAFNGIAGGDFAAAIAAGNPVIAKGHSSHPETTRIFAVAVHAAIQSADMPPGLVQLIYRTSHEDGYRLVSDPRIAACGYTGARETGLKLKAAADAAGKPIYLELSSINPVFILDGVLNQRLDEMADEFAGSCLMGAGQFCTNPGLVVISNNDSGKKFAGAVAERFKAATPGTMLSEGVCRAFGESVEVLRNAGAKLLAGGQIGGGPGVCYANTLMTVSGTRFLEQPETFQTEAFGNGSLFVLADSVEQMEEIAENLEGNLTGCICSATDGSDDTVYDRIEPALRTRVGRLINDKMPTGVAVSPSMNHGGPFPATGHPGFTAVGIPASVPRFSALYCYDNVRPNRLPGLLQDASPGANIWRNINGQWSTGDVG; from the coding sequence ATGACAAATCCCGTTCTTATCAATGGCCAGTGGGCCTCATCCTCAGCGTCACAGCAGTTTCGTGCTGTGAATCCTTCCATTCGTGAAGAGATTGATCGCGATTTTCCTGTGAGTCCGTGGTCGGAGATCGATCAGGTCCTGACAGCGGCGGCAGAGACCTCGCGGTTGATGCGCAACTGGACGGGTAGTCGCTTTGCGGACTTTCTGGAGGCTTATGCGGCGGAGATCGAAGCTCGGGCCGATGAGCTTGTCGCTGCGGCTCACGAAGAAACCGCACTGCCTGTTTCTCCCCGCCTGGCGGATGTTGAGTTGCCCAGAACGACCAATCAACTGCGACTGGCCGCTGCTGCAGCTCGCCACGAGTCTTGGCGTGAGGCGACGATTGATACCTCCAGCGGAATTCGTTCCATGCGGGGCCCCATTGGACCGGTTGTTGTTTTTGGACCCAATAATTTTCCTTTTGCGTTTAACGGTATTGCCGGAGGTGACTTTGCGGCTGCGATTGCCGCCGGAAACCCTGTCATCGCCAAGGGACATTCTTCTCATCCCGAAACAACACGAATATTCGCAGTGGCTGTACATGCCGCAATTCAATCTGCCGACATGCCACCCGGACTGGTGCAGCTGATTTACAGAACAAGTCATGAGGACGGATATCGTCTGGTGTCCGACCCGCGAATTGCGGCCTGCGGATATACCGGTGCCCGTGAAACTGGATTGAAATTGAAAGCTGCTGCAGACGCTGCGGGCAAGCCTATTTATCTGGAACTGTCCAGTATCAACCCTGTATTCATTCTGGATGGGGTTCTGAATCAACGACTTGATGAGATGGCGGACGAATTCGCAGGAAGCTGTCTGATGGGGGCCGGACAGTTCTGTACGAACCCCGGATTGGTCGTGATCAGCAACAACGACTCCGGGAAAAAGTTCGCGGGTGCCGTAGCCGAACGGTTCAAGGCAGCCACTCCGGGTACGATGCTCAGTGAGGGAGTCTGTCGCGCTTTTGGAGAGAGTGTTGAGGTTCTCAGAAACGCCGGCGCGAAACTTCTGGCCGGGGGACAGATCGGTGGCGGACCAGGAGTCTGTTATGCCAATACACTGATGACGGTTTCCGGAACCAGGTTTCTCGAACAGCCGGAGACATTTCAGACGGAGGCGTTCGGGAACGGGTCGCTGTTTGTACTTGCCGATTCTGTCGAGCAAATGGAGGAAATTGCGGAAAACCTGGAAGGTAATCTCACCGGTTGTATCTGCTCTGCGACTGACGGCAGTGACGATACGGTGTACGATCGGATTGAGCCCGCATTGAGGACACGGGTCGGCCGTCTCATCAACGACAAGATGCCTACGGGGGTGGCGGTTTCTCCGTCAATGAATCATGGCGGGCCATTTCCGGCCACCGGACATCCAGGTTTCACAGCAGTGGGCATTCCTGCATCCGTCCCCAGGTTCTCTGCGCTGTACTGCTACGACAACGTGCGACCGAATCGGCTGCCGGGACTTCTTCAGGACGCCAGCCCGGGTGCGAATATCTGGAGAAATATCAACGGACAATGGTCCACCGGCGACGTTGGCTGA
- the ispE gene encoding 4-(cytidine 5'-diphospho)-2-C-methyl-D-erythritol kinase — MTPEKRRQSKSYQVCSPAKINLFLEITGRRADGFHDLETVMVRTDLYDTLSFEGRNDECIKMSLVGTRNLGETDSSPARSGGPGFPLDHTNLIVRAAEALRKHTGISRGVSIRVHKRIPCQAGLAGGSGNAATTLRVLNRLWNLDLPLSVLHGIAASLGSDVNFLLSGCRGAVCRGRGERISPIRLTTRQNGLLIVPESGNSTAEVFRSVEVSQDFHSAAGLVNLLGTGDSRSVAPQCFNRLQPTAVTLNHDIRRTLQWLLTHAGNALMTGSGSGCFALLRSAREARRLSRQFGDCAGLVTSFQF; from the coding sequence TTGACACCCGAAAAAAGACGGCAGAGTAAATCGTATCAGGTCTGTTCCCCCGCCAAAATCAACCTTTTCCTGGAAATCACCGGCCGCCGTGCCGATGGCTTCCACGATCTTGAAACGGTGATGGTTCGCACCGATCTGTACGATACACTGAGTTTTGAAGGTCGGAACGACGAATGCATCAAAATGTCACTCGTCGGCACACGAAATCTCGGTGAAACCGATTCATCCCCCGCGCGTTCCGGCGGCCCCGGGTTTCCGCTTGATCATACAAATCTGATCGTAAGAGCAGCTGAAGCTCTGCGAAAGCACACCGGAATTTCTCGGGGAGTGTCCATCCGTGTCCACAAGCGAATCCCCTGCCAGGCAGGTCTGGCAGGAGGCTCCGGTAACGCAGCGACAACACTGCGAGTTTTGAACCGTCTCTGGAATCTTGATCTGCCGTTGTCAGTCCTGCACGGCATTGCTGCCAGTCTGGGAAGCGACGTCAATTTCCTTCTCAGTGGCTGTCGCGGTGCAGTCTGTCGGGGACGCGGGGAACGAATTAGTCCAATTCGACTGACCACACGACAAAATGGACTTCTCATCGTACCGGAGTCAGGCAACTCAACCGCCGAGGTGTTTCGATCAGTTGAAGTCTCGCAGGACTTTCACTCAGCGGCAGGCCTGGTGAATTTACTCGGTACCGGAGACAGCCGCTCAGTCGCTCCCCAATGCTTCAATCGGCTGCAGCCGACTGCAGTAACGCTGAACCATGATATCCGCAGGACGCTTCAGTGGCTGTTGACTCACGCGGGAAACGCACTGATGACAGGAAGCGGATCCGGTTGTTTTGCCCTGCTGCGGTCCGCCAGGGAAGCTCGACGTCTTTCACGTCAGTTTGGCGATTGTGCGGGTCTCGTCACCTCGTTTCAGTTCTAG
- a CDS encoding N-acetylmuramoyl-L-alanine amidase translates to MIHHSATMRGSVESIHRDHRSRRDRNGQPWLGIGYHFVIGNGSGMPDGHISPTFRWKQQLHGAHSGSLLHNGHGIGICLIGNFEEHPPTAAQRASVVSLLRRLTRQYRIPKEKVIGHRHIRATACPGRLFPLKEIVKEAMSGNVAFIPTR, encoded by the coding sequence GTGATTCATCATTCTGCCACTATGCGAGGAAGTGTTGAGTCGATTCATCGTGACCATCGAAGTCGAAGGGATCGCAACGGTCAGCCATGGTTGGGAATTGGTTACCATTTTGTGATTGGTAACGGCAGTGGAATGCCGGACGGTCATATTTCGCCGACATTTCGGTGGAAGCAGCAGCTGCATGGTGCTCATTCAGGTAGTCTGCTTCACAATGGTCATGGCATCGGAATCTGTTTGATTGGAAACTTCGAGGAACATCCACCGACGGCTGCTCAGCGTGCGTCCGTCGTTTCACTCCTTCGAAGACTGACGCGTCAGTACAGAATCCCGAAAGAAAAAGTGATCGGACACCGACACATTCGTGCCACGGCCTGTCCTGGTCGATTGTTTCCGTTGAAAGAGATCGTAAAAGAAGCGATGTCGGGCAACGTGGCTTTCATTCCAACCCGTTAG
- a CDS encoding S41 family peptidase — protein sequence MTTRKHILNSIPVKVIAVIAVIVGPALAQHDDCGYESPKELWQDEYGDSLYHHDYLRAREYFDSEHRFPVRHEPDFVRDRDQTGDWWLDKTDRFRFHPATFERSRSDGRLNRRVPEDMFRIQQGRRDDNVFGERRFRIPFRDYLHPEDHPRDFDSPFDRLQSDVTPSFSGSHRFDLSRRTRRSDQDAPLTPPLPGREGGDAADALSKRITIRYQNPSTVRMIRTLSSSQALRLFREVSVQTDTRHLEPSSYDLRVRRALRNLALVLENPDATQAMQISPQSFRVDGFRDALSRIWDGMNVRNRNDAEQVMQNVIQQARQVQGITPGMVALEFTNATVDTLDKFSALEFSEPDQGPSAALETEMVGIGVEVKPDNRGLLVIRALRGGPAAEAGLKSGDVITAINRRSINGLPMAKSVDLIKGPSGSQVRLRLNDSGGSSRSVTLTRRRFRVWTVNDARLIPGSDVGYLNLSQFAQTSTQEVDQALQQLHSRGMKALVLDLRGNPGGLLTTCVDITNRFLPCGTIVSTKGRLSADNMHEFATFNRTWDMPLVVLIDGHSASASEIFAAAIQDNKRGVVVGENSYGKGTVQTHFPLQAINGNLRLTTARFYAPSGRAMSGSGVVPDVRIADGDGVGNGDQAMDEAVRIAQSRRLKEMAEASGKCGTKKAPHRNSFKSEMFDAIQPKTVLR from the coding sequence ATGACGACCCGAAAACACATCCTCAACTCAATACCCGTTAAGGTAATCGCCGTAATCGCCGTGATCGTTGGACCGGCGCTGGCTCAGCATGACGACTGTGGTTATGAATCTCCAAAGGAGCTTTGGCAGGATGAGTACGGTGACAGCCTGTACCACCATGATTACCTGCGGGCCCGTGAATATTTCGATTCCGAACATCGGTTTCCGGTGCGACACGAACCGGATTTCGTTCGCGACCGTGATCAAACAGGCGACTGGTGGTTAGATAAGACTGACCGGTTTCGTTTCCATCCAGCTACATTTGAGCGGTCTCGCAGTGACGGTCGGCTGAATCGGCGGGTTCCGGAAGACATGTTTCGGATACAACAGGGCCGCCGGGACGACAATGTATTCGGCGAAAGGCGTTTTCGGATTCCATTTCGCGACTACCTTCATCCTGAAGATCACCCGCGTGATTTTGATTCTCCCTTTGACCGTCTTCAGAGCGATGTCACCCCGAGTTTCAGTGGCAGCCATCGTTTTGATTTGAGTCGGCGAACACGGAGATCGGATCAAGATGCCCCACTGACACCTCCGTTGCCAGGTCGCGAGGGGGGTGATGCGGCAGACGCTCTGTCGAAACGGATAACGATTCGATATCAAAATCCATCAACGGTGCGAATGATTCGAACCTTGTCTTCTTCTCAGGCGCTGCGACTGTTCAGAGAGGTGTCTGTCCAGACGGACACTCGACACCTTGAACCCAGTTCATATGACCTCCGTGTGCGACGTGCTTTGCGCAACCTTGCTTTGGTTCTGGAAAACCCCGATGCGACTCAGGCGATGCAGATTTCACCACAGTCCTTTCGGGTTGATGGATTTCGCGATGCTCTTTCACGCATCTGGGACGGAATGAACGTACGAAATCGAAACGATGCCGAACAGGTTATGCAGAACGTGATACAGCAGGCCCGTCAGGTTCAGGGAATAACGCCAGGAATGGTGGCTTTGGAATTCACAAACGCCACGGTTGACACTCTTGACAAATTTTCTGCGCTTGAATTTTCTGAGCCCGATCAGGGGCCCAGTGCTGCACTGGAAACGGAAATGGTGGGCATTGGTGTGGAAGTCAAGCCGGACAACAGGGGACTGCTTGTGATAAGAGCATTGCGAGGTGGACCCGCGGCCGAAGCCGGCCTGAAGTCAGGAGACGTGATTACAGCCATTAATCGTCGTTCAATCAATGGGTTACCGATGGCGAAGTCAGTTGATCTGATCAAAGGTCCGTCAGGCAGTCAGGTTCGGCTTCGACTTAATGATTCCGGCGGCAGCAGTCGGTCTGTTACGCTGACCCGGCGACGTTTTCGAGTCTGGACTGTGAACGATGCCCGACTTATCCCCGGATCGGATGTTGGTTACCTGAATCTTAGCCAGTTTGCTCAAACTTCAACGCAGGAAGTCGACCAGGCTCTGCAGCAGCTGCACAGCAGGGGCATGAAGGCACTGGTTCTCGACCTGCGTGGAAACCCGGGTGGTCTGCTGACGACATGTGTTGACATCACGAATCGATTTCTGCCATGTGGAACCATTGTGTCCACCAAAGGTCGGTTGAGTGCTGACAATATGCATGAGTTTGCCACATTCAATCGTACCTGGGACATGCCGCTGGTGGTGCTCATTGATGGTCACAGTGCAAGTGCCAGTGAGATTTTCGCCGCGGCAATTCAGGACAATAAGCGAGGTGTCGTGGTTGGAGAAAATTCATACGGAAAAGGAACAGTTCAGACACACTTTCCTCTTCAGGCCATTAACGGCAATCTCAGACTTACTACCGCCAGGTTTTATGCGCCGAGTGGTCGGGCTATGTCCGGAAGCGGTGTGGTACCTGATGTTCGTATTGCTGATGGAGACGGAGTCGGCAATGGTGATCAGGCAATGGATGAAGCCGTTCGGATTGCCCAAAGTCGCCGATTGAAGGAAATGGCTGAAGCGTCCGGAAAATGTGGAACCAAGAAGGCTCCTCACCGAAACTCGTTCAAAAGTGAAATGTTTGACGCGATTCAGCCGAAAACGGTTTTGCGATGA
- a CDS encoding carbon storage regulator, producing the protein MLVLTRKSAQTIRIGDDVVVKVIKTSTGTVKLGIDAPSEVRVIRGELLETRIPEAAGAGTNDPGIYGGVQSDQFPHVA; encoded by the coding sequence ATGCTCGTACTGACACGCAAATCGGCACAGACCATCCGGATTGGTGATGATGTTGTTGTCAAAGTGATTAAGACCAGCACCGGCACAGTAAAACTCGGTATCGATGCGCCGAGTGAGGTGCGTGTGATTCGAGGTGAGCTTCTGGAGACGAGGATTCCGGAGGCTGCAGGAGCCGGCACAAATGATCCCGGAATCTATGGCGGCGTTCAGTCAGACCAGTTTCCGCACGTTGCCTAA